In a genomic window of Comamonadaceae bacterium OTU4NAUVB1:
- the nuoN gene encoding NADH-quinone oxidoreductase subunit NuoN: protein MIDKLSWIAIYPEIVLLVMACIIALVDLSSTDARRTRTYILTMLTLAVVAALTGSNAAAGRTIFGFGGMVLSDPMGNWLKCFATLALMVSLVYGRPYAGDRGMLRGGEIFTISMLSLLGMFVMISGSNFLLIYLGLELLTLSSYALVALRRDDATASEAAMKYFVLGAMASGFLLYGLSMMYGATGSLDVVEVFRAIASRQVNHQVLVFGLVFIVAGLAFKVGAAPFHMWVPDVYQGAPTAITLLIGAAPELAAFGIIIRLLVEGLLPLAFDWQQMLAVLAVASLLVGNLAAIAQTNLKRMLAYSTIAQMGFMLLGMVGGVVGDNASNTGLAYSAAMFYVVTYVLTTLASFGIILLLAREGFESEEISDLAGLNQRSPFYAGVMAVAMFSLAGLPPLVGFYAKLAVLQALIASGQAAYIAMAVFAVVMSLIGAFYYLRIVKVMYFDAPAATAPAVTSAGDVRVVLALNGALILVLGILPGGLMDLCARAIAATLAN, encoded by the coding sequence ATGATTGACAAACTCAGCTGGATCGCGATCTATCCGGAAATCGTGCTGCTGGTCATGGCCTGCATCATTGCGCTGGTCGACCTGTCCTCGACCGACGCGCGCCGCACGCGCACCTACATCCTCACGATGCTCACGCTCGCCGTAGTGGCGGCGCTGACGGGTTCCAACGCGGCCGCCGGTCGCACGATCTTCGGGTTCGGCGGCATGGTCTTGAGCGATCCGATGGGCAACTGGCTCAAGTGCTTCGCCACGCTCGCGCTGATGGTCAGCCTGGTCTACGGGCGACCTTACGCGGGTGATCGCGGCATGCTGCGCGGCGGCGAGATCTTCACGATCAGCATGCTGTCGCTCCTGGGAATGTTCGTCATGATCTCGGGCAGCAATTTCCTGCTGATCTACCTGGGGCTGGAACTGCTGACGTTGTCGAGTTACGCGCTCGTGGCCCTGCGCCGCGACGACGCGACGGCCAGCGAGGCGGCCATGAAGTATTTCGTGCTCGGCGCGATGGCCAGCGGTTTCCTGCTGTACGGGTTGTCGATGATGTACGGCGCCACGGGTTCGCTCGACGTCGTCGAGGTGTTCCGCGCCATCGCCAGCCGGCAGGTCAATCACCAGGTGCTGGTGTTCGGGCTGGTCTTCATCGTGGCCGGACTGGCGTTCAAGGTCGGCGCGGCGCCGTTCCACATGTGGGTGCCCGACGTCTACCAGGGCGCACCGACCGCGATCACGCTGCTCATCGGCGCGGCGCCCGAACTCGCCGCCTTCGGCATCATCATCCGGTTGCTGGTCGAGGGACTGCTGCCATTGGCCTTCGACTGGCAGCAGATGCTCGCGGTGCTCGCCGTGGCGTCGCTGCTGGTGGGCAATTTGGCGGCCATCGCCCAGACCAACCTGAAGCGGATGCTGGCCTATTCGACCATCGCGCAGATGGGATTCATGCTGCTGGGCATGGTCGGTGGCGTGGTGGGCGACAACGCGTCGAACACCGGCCTGGCCTACAGCGCCGCCATGTTCTACGTCGTGACCTACGTGCTGACCACGCTGGCGAGCTTCGGCATCATCCTGCTGCTGGCCCGTGAGGGATTCGAGAGCGAGGAGATCTCCGACCTGGCCGGCCTCAACCAGCGCAGCCCGTTCTACGCCGGAGTGATGGCGGTGGCGATGTTCTCGCTGGCCGGTCTGCCGCCACTCGTGGGTTTCTACGCCAAACTGGCCGTGCTGCAGGCACTCATCGCATCGGGCCAGGCGGCCTACATCGCCATGGCGGTCTTCGCGGTGGTGATGTCGCTGATCGGCGCGTTCTACTACCTTCGCATCGTGAAGGTCATGTACTTCGACGCACCGGCCGCCACGGCGCCGGCGGTGACCAGCGCGGGCGACGTCCGGGTCGTGCTGGCGCTCAACGGCGCGCTGATCCTGGTGCTCGGCATCCTGCCCGGCGGTCTCATGGACCTGTGCGCACGCGCCATCGCGGCGACGCTGGCCAACTGA
- a CDS encoding DUF2818 family protein translates to MASSQSVSVWLVLAIALFAANLPFLTERFLGLLPLPAAWAPSKSLALRLLELVLLYGLTGAVGLLFEKRAGQIATQGWEFYAVTGALFIVLAFPGFTWRYLLKRRHAPA, encoded by the coding sequence GTGGCGTCCTCGCAGAGCGTGTCGGTCTGGCTCGTGCTTGCGATCGCGCTCTTCGCCGCCAACCTCCCGTTCCTGACCGAGCGGTTCCTCGGATTGCTGCCACTGCCGGCGGCCTGGGCGCCGTCCAAGTCGCTCGCGCTGCGGTTGCTCGAACTGGTGCTGCTGTACGGGTTGACCGGTGCGGTCGGCCTGCTGTTCGAGAAGCGGGCCGGGCAGATCGCGACGCAGGGTTGGGAGTTCTATGCGGTCACCGGTGCCCTGTTCATCGTGCTGGCCTTTCCCGGGTTCACATGGCGGTACCTGCTCAAGCGCCGCCATGCTCCCGCCTGA